Proteins from one Cellulosilyticum lentocellum DSM 5427 genomic window:
- a CDS encoding cation:proton antiporter, whose amino-acid sequence MLTSLALIFLMGLLLGSIFNKLKLPNLLGMIITGMILGPYAIGALDASILRISPDLRQLALVIILTRAGLSLELEDLKKVGRPAVLMCFIPACFEIMGVILLAPQLLGISILEAAIMGTVIAAVSPAVIVPRMLHLMEEGYGVKKSVPQLILAGASVDDVFVIVLFTAFTALASGGEVSIGSFVQIPIAIVVGIAIGIGVGILLVIFFKKWHLRDSMKILIILSISFLLIEMEHRLVDIVPMSGLLAIMTLGIILNRQYGALAKRLAIKYNKLWVAAEVILFVLVGATVDLNYAIKAGIVAVMVVLGALIIRMLGVFISLLGTTLTANEKLFCMLAYTPKATVQAAIGGIPLTMGLPCGELVLTVAVLAILITAPFGAIGVDNTYRKLLEKL is encoded by the coding sequence ATGCTTACAAGTTTAGCACTTATTTTTTTAATGGGCTTATTACTAGGTTCTATTTTCAACAAGCTAAAATTACCCAATCTATTGGGGATGATTATAACAGGGATGATTTTAGGCCCTTATGCAATAGGTGCATTAGATGCATCTATTTTAAGAATTTCCCCGGATTTAAGACAATTAGCATTGGTTATTATTTTAACAAGGGCAGGACTGTCTTTAGAGCTAGAAGATTTGAAAAAAGTAGGAAGACCTGCTGTTTTAATGTGCTTTATACCGGCTTGTTTTGAAATAATGGGTGTTATTCTTTTGGCACCTCAATTACTGGGAATTAGTATATTAGAAGCAGCTATTATGGGAACTGTTATTGCCGCAGTCTCACCAGCTGTTATTGTACCTCGAATGCTACACTTGATGGAAGAAGGTTATGGCGTAAAAAAGAGTGTACCGCAGCTAATTTTAGCAGGTGCTTCAGTAGATGATGTATTTGTCATTGTGCTATTTACAGCATTTACAGCTCTAGCTTCGGGAGGAGAAGTTTCAATAGGAAGCTTTGTGCAGATACCTATTGCTATTGTTGTAGGAATAGCAATAGGTATAGGTGTGGGTATCCTTTTAGTAATTTTTTTCAAAAAGTGGCATTTGAGAGATTCAATGAAAATACTGATTATCTTGAGTATTTCATTTTTGCTAATAGAGATGGAACATCGTTTAGTAGATATTGTGCCGATGTCAGGCTTATTAGCAATTATGACTTTAGGTATTATATTGAATCGGCAATATGGTGCTTTAGCCAAACGTTTAGCTATCAAATATAATAAACTCTGGGTAGCAGCAGAGGTCATTTTATTTGTACTAGTAGGTGCTACAGTAGACTTAAACTACGCTATAAAGGCAGGAATTGTAGCCGTTATGGTGGTACTCGGGGCTTTAATTATTCGTATGTTGGGTGTTTTTATAAGTTTATTAGGAACAACGCTTACGGCAAATGAAAAGTTATTTTGCATGTTAGCTTATACCCCAAAAGCAACTGTACAAGCTGCTATAGGAGGGATTCCTTTAACAATGGGGCTACCATGTGGAGAGTTGGTTTTAACAGTAGCCGTGTTAGCTATACTTATAACAGCACCTTTTGGTGCTATAGGAGTAGATAATACTTATAGAAAACTACTGGAGAAATTGTAA
- a CDS encoding glucosaminidase domain-containing protein encodes MQAILDDLKKNQILSSYQIHQLQSTIKAKYPMYSTEERAIIFAKNVHQVIDHILFPFSVEQQKNIKMSLLNEAVQKEEFAINAYDVCKTCIDLKLTEGETLTAFTNWLNTHQPKQLTPKDVSSLSHLINPSAAIPLALEQAALPLIPDFPMSTKLNFITNEWLYYILLGLFIGIISLISITSYTHTKSKTVSLPLATLEAFSLETTELPISITLIEKSNHLQKHLQYKEVNKSALQDWLKERNSLLSEEPYFNQIIATAKDFNINPLLLFAITGQEQGFVPKHHTNALEIASNPFNVYGSWKTYNTSIEDSSRIAARTIINLSKGCPEDADPIMWLNQNYAEDPNWYKGVTALLNQLEKVAILEPIH; translated from the coding sequence ATGCAAGCTATTTTAGATGATTTGAAAAAGAATCAAATTTTATCCTCTTATCAAATCCATCAACTTCAATCAACAATTAAAGCGAAATATCCTATGTACTCGACTGAGGAACGTGCTATTATTTTTGCTAAAAATGTGCATCAAGTCATTGACCATATTCTTTTTCCTTTTAGCGTAGAACAGCAAAAGAATATTAAAATGTCTTTACTTAATGAAGCTGTACAAAAAGAAGAGTTTGCTATTAATGCGTATGATGTCTGCAAAACTTGCATTGACTTAAAACTTACTGAAGGAGAAACACTAACTGCTTTTACGAATTGGCTTAATACACATCAACCTAAACAGCTTACACCTAAGGATGTGTCTTCCTTAAGCCATCTTATCAATCCTTCAGCTGCTATACCTCTAGCCTTAGAACAAGCTGCTTTACCACTCATACCTGATTTCCCCATGTCTACTAAACTTAACTTTATAACTAATGAGTGGCTTTATTATATCCTACTAGGGCTTTTTATAGGCATTATAAGCCTTATAAGCATTACGAGTTATACTCATACCAAAAGCAAAACTGTTTCTTTACCACTGGCTACTCTTGAAGCATTTTCTCTAGAAACAACCGAGTTACCTATTTCCATTACCTTAATCGAAAAATCTAATCATTTACAAAAACACCTTCAGTATAAAGAGGTAAATAAAAGTGCGCTGCAAGATTGGTTAAAAGAACGTAATTCCCTATTATCTGAAGAACCTTATTTCAACCAGATTATTGCTACTGCTAAGGACTTTAATATTAATCCACTTTTACTCTTTGCTATTACAGGTCAAGAACAAGGCTTCGTTCCTAAGCATCATACTAATGCTTTAGAAATAGCTAGTAATCCTTTTAATGTCTATGGGAGTTGGAAAACTTACAATACCTCTATCGAAGACTCTTCCCGTATCGCAGCTCGCACCATCATTAATTTAAGTAAGGGCTGTCCTGAGGATGCTGATCCGATTATGTGGCTTAATCAAAATTATGCTGAAGACCCAAATTGGTATAAAGGCGTTACTGCTTTACTTAACCAATTAGAAAAGGTAGCCATACTAGAACCTATTCATTAA
- a CDS encoding DUF362 domain-containing protein: MKKENQQISYVIDKACIACGACKVVCPKHCISKGLPHVINQEQCIRCGKCVTRCWRNLIKRQSLK; encoded by the coding sequence ATGAAGAAAGAAAATCAACAAATAAGCTATGTGATTGATAAAGCATGTATAGCTTGTGGTGCATGTAAGGTGGTTTGTCCAAAACACTGTATTAGTAAAGGATTGCCTCATGTTATTAATCAGGAGCAATGTATACGATGTGGCAAATGTGTAACAAGGTGTTGGAGAAATCTTATTAAACGACAATCGCTAAAGTAA
- a CDS encoding aldehyde dehydrogenase family protein yields the protein MKMIIDGKQVDASNRATLNVINPANGKLVSTIPAATENDVELAVACAAKGQKIWASYPLYKRGTILSKFINLTQEPEMKYSLASLLSQETGKPITEAIAEIGNIPSLFGGFIEKAKHLYDTTIPAGIEPGTEHTLQIITREPVGTVACIIPFNFPVDLFGQKIAPALIAGNAAIVKPSTHNPLTLMKLCELLVAAGVPDGAIQVLTGDPADVPRWLVKNPGIHLISLTGSTKVGIETAGTAAKNLTPVALELGGNDAFILLEDGNVDLAVEETIFGRTYNTGQVCCASKRFLIHESRKQEYTDKLIARLKTLKVGDPADPETNVGCLISEEAAKNVETQVNLTIYEGASLLYGGERSGAFYPPTVLTNVTANMEVAKDLEIFGPVIPIIGFNTPEEAIAIANQSSFGLSSNVFTQDMQLALKVASQLQAGGVVINGCSFFRSCEMPFGGYKMSGIGNEGIACTLEEMTQIKTIVLKNIL from the coding sequence ATGAAAATGATCATAGATGGTAAACAAGTAGATGCTTCTAATAGAGCAACCTTAAATGTTATTAATCCTGCTAATGGGAAGCTGGTTAGCACCATCCCTGCAGCTACAGAAAATGATGTAGAACTAGCTGTAGCGTGTGCTGCAAAAGGTCAAAAGATTTGGGCCTCTTATCCGCTTTATAAGAGAGGCACTATTCTTTCCAAATTTATTAATCTGACTCAAGAGCCTGAAATGAAATATAGTCTTGCTTCTCTTCTTTCACAAGAAACAGGCAAACCTATTACAGAAGCTATTGCTGAAATTGGGAATATTCCTTCCCTATTTGGTGGCTTCATTGAAAAAGCGAAACACCTTTATGACACAACGATTCCAGCAGGTATAGAACCTGGAACAGAGCATACACTTCAAATTATTACTAGAGAACCTGTAGGAACCGTTGCTTGTATCATTCCATTTAACTTCCCTGTAGATTTATTTGGACAAAAGATTGCGCCTGCGCTTATTGCAGGTAATGCTGCCATTGTTAAGCCTTCTACTCACAACCCTCTTACACTTATGAAACTTTGTGAACTTCTTGTAGCAGCAGGGGTACCAGATGGTGCCATTCAAGTATTAACAGGTGACCCAGCCGATGTGCCTAGATGGCTTGTTAAAAATCCAGGTATTCATCTCATTAGCTTAACAGGTAGCACAAAGGTAGGTATTGAAACTGCTGGGACCGCTGCTAAAAACCTTACACCAGTTGCATTAGAACTAGGTGGCAATGACGCTTTTATCCTCTTAGAAGATGGCAATGTAGACTTAGCCGTAGAAGAAACTATTTTTGGTAGAACCTATAATACCGGTCAGGTATGCTGTGCTAGTAAACGTTTTTTAATTCACGAAAGTCGCAAACAAGAGTATACAGACAAACTCATAGCACGTCTTAAAACCCTCAAGGTTGGTGATCCTGCTGACCCTGAAACAAATGTAGGTTGTTTAATTAGTGAGGAAGCTGCTAAAAATGTAGAAACTCAAGTTAATCTTACTATTTATGAAGGTGCCAGCCTTCTTTATGGTGGTGAACGTTCAGGCGCCTTTTATCCTCCTACTGTACTAACAAATGTAACAGCCAATATGGAGGTTGCAAAGGACTTAGAAATCTTCGGACCTGTTATTCCTATTATAGGCTTTAATACACCTGAAGAAGCTATTGCTATTGCCAACCAATCTAGTTTTGGTTTATCTAGTAATGTATTTACTCAAGATATGCAACTTGCTTTAAAGGTAGCTAGCCAACTTCAGGCAGGTGGCGTAGTTATTAATGGATGTAGCTTCTTTAGATCTTGCGAAATGCCTTTTGGAGGCTATAAAATGAGCGGTATCGGTAATGAAGGAATCGCTTGTACTTTAGAAGAAATGACACAAATCAAGACTATTGTTTTAAAAAATATCCTTTAA
- a CDS encoding RpiB/LacA/LacB family sugar-phosphate isomerase codes for MKIALINENSQATKNSLICETLRKVVEPMGHKVFNYGMYSAEDVHQLTYVQAGLLTAILINSKAADFVVTGCGTGSGAMLAANSFPNVLCGLIVDPSDAYMFGQINDGNAIAMPYAKGFGWGAELNLQYIFEKLFEGERGLGYPRERAVPEQRNKRILDDVKKVTHVDMLTILHNIDQEFLKQTISGERFQEYFFANCQDEAIATYLKAILA; via the coding sequence ATGAAAATTGCATTAATTAATGAAAATAGTCAAGCCACGAAAAATAGTTTAATCTGTGAGACACTTAGAAAAGTAGTGGAACCAATGGGACATAAAGTATTTAACTATGGTATGTATTCAGCAGAGGATGTACACCAACTTACATATGTACAAGCTGGTCTATTAACAGCTATTTTAATTAACTCAAAAGCAGCAGACTTTGTTGTAACAGGTTGTGGAACAGGTTCAGGTGCAATGCTTGCTGCTAACTCTTTCCCAAATGTTTTATGTGGCCTTATCGTAGATCCATCAGATGCCTATATGTTTGGGCAAATCAATGATGGTAATGCCATTGCCATGCCTTATGCAAAAGGATTTGGTTGGGGAGCAGAACTTAATCTTCAATACATATTTGAAAAATTATTTGAAGGAGAGCGTGGACTTGGTTATCCAAGAGAGCGTGCTGTACCAGAACAACGTAATAAAAGAATTTTAGATGATGTAAAAAAAGTAACTCATGTAGATATGCTAACTATTCTTCATAATATTGATCAAGAGTTCTTAAAACAAACAATAAGCGGAGAAAGATTCCAAGAATATTTCTTTGCAAATTGTCAAGATGAAGCTATTGCAACTTATTTAAAAGCGATTTTAGCTTAA
- a CDS encoding FIST signal transduction protein has translation MLKSKVGYSTNSNAYTSSKEALLMASEGLTNPKLVFMYSSVVYDQQELLKATSDLLPDVPIIGCTSFTGVLTPDGYISGDDGFIGMMALADDALSVGIAGLPKTGDARLIGREVAKKALKHANRSDAPKYFYMVASPGEEESYLKGIQDIIGRVPFFGGSAADNSISGEWSLFTHEGAFADGVAVAFFYTDKAFANEFTGAYKESNHVGVITKVDGKRGLIEIDGKPAVKVYADWTGTEADSLLGANLLAATITAPLGVKDRLGDLVAIRHPMSGNPDYSMSIGNNVAENTAVIMMEATVDDLIDSPYTTLEKLKSKLDKEIGAYHIVHCGGRRAGIGDRIDEVAENLKKAAGDVPFLGVFTFGEYGFEDDGNNTCGGLMLSFSAFEK, from the coding sequence ATGCTTAAATCAAAAGTCGGTTATTCTACAAACTCAAACGCCTACACTTCAAGCAAAGAAGCTTTACTTATGGCTTCCGAAGGACTCACTAATCCCAAACTCGTGTTTATGTACAGCAGCGTTGTTTATGACCAGCAAGAACTTCTAAAAGCAACTTCTGACTTACTACCCGATGTTCCTATTATTGGCTGTACTTCTTTTACTGGTGTCCTTACACCAGACGGCTACATAAGTGGGGATGATGGCTTTATAGGAATGATGGCTTTAGCAGATGATGCTCTCAGTGTCGGTATTGCAGGTTTACCTAAGACAGGTGATGCCCGCCTGATTGGCCGTGAAGTTGCAAAAAAAGCACTTAAGCATGCGAACCGCTCTGATGCCCCTAAATACTTTTATATGGTTGCTTCTCCTGGGGAAGAAGAAAGCTATCTAAAAGGAATCCAAGATATTATTGGTCGTGTACCTTTCTTTGGTGGTAGTGCCGCTGATAATAGCATTTCTGGAGAGTGGTCACTTTTTACTCACGAAGGTGCTTTTGCTGATGGTGTGGCAGTTGCTTTCTTTTATACAGATAAAGCTTTCGCCAATGAATTTACAGGTGCTTATAAAGAAAGTAATCATGTAGGAGTTATTACTAAAGTCGATGGCAAACGTGGTTTAATTGAAATAGACGGTAAGCCTGCTGTCAAAGTTTATGCAGATTGGACAGGTACTGAGGCTGATAGTTTATTAGGCGCCAACTTACTAGCAGCAACTATCACTGCACCACTAGGTGTTAAAGACCGTTTAGGTGATTTAGTAGCTATTAGACATCCTATGAGTGGTAATCCAGATTATTCCATGTCCATTGGCAATAACGTAGCTGAAAATACAGCTGTTATCATGATGGAAGCCACAGTAGATGATCTCATTGATTCACCCTATACAACCTTAGAAAAACTGAAATCAAAACTTGATAAAGAAATTGGCGCTTATCATATTGTACATTGTGGTGGCCGCCGTGCTGGTATAGGCGACCGTATTGATGAAGTGGCAGAAAATCTCAAAAAAGCTGCTGGTGATGTTCCTTTTCTTGGCGTCTTTACATTCGGTGAATATGGCTTTGAAGATGATGGTAATAACACCTGTGGTGGTTTAATGCTATCCTTTAGTGCCTTTGAGAAATAA
- a CDS encoding LysR family transcriptional regulator, giving the protein MDLHYLKLFNTVASLGSMTKASEQMHISQPALSIQIKKLEDGLGLKLFNKIGTRLILNENGEILFNYTKQIFQLVQEASNQLTDRKLTISGQITIGGSNTAGSYLLPRIIGSFKQLYPQVNIELHIGNTYEIANLIYNDVLDFAINGGDVAYTTQTQVIPLKEDPLVLVASPNSAYVRPHELLPEDLEAITFIVHHNNSQLYLAYKKAINQLQLEENIAMTLGSIDAIKQAVAADLGLAFIPYSAVAIELERGLLTQLKVKDMQWVYPYNLIYNKSKFISPATLKLMEMVREQLGP; this is encoded by the coding sequence ATGGACTTACACTACCTTAAACTCTTTAATACAGTAGCTTCTTTAGGAAGCATGACTAAAGCAAGTGAACAAATGCATATTAGCCAACCCGCTTTATCCATTCAAATAAAAAAATTAGAGGATGGCTTAGGACTTAAGCTATTTAACAAAATAGGGACTCGTCTTATTTTAAATGAAAATGGAGAAATTCTTTTTAATTATACAAAACAAATCTTTCAGCTTGTTCAAGAAGCCTCTAATCAACTTACTGATCGTAAACTCACAATTAGTGGTCAAATCACTATTGGGGGAAGTAATACTGCAGGTAGCTATCTTCTCCCTCGCATTATCGGCTCTTTTAAGCAGCTTTATCCTCAAGTCAATATTGAACTTCACATTGGTAATACTTATGAAATCGCCAATCTTATTTACAATGATGTTTTAGACTTTGCTATTAATGGTGGTGATGTTGCTTATACCACCCAAACACAAGTTATTCCTTTAAAAGAAGACCCTTTAGTCCTTGTAGCATCTCCTAATAGCGCTTATGTTCGCCCTCACGAATTATTGCCAGAGGATTTAGAGGCTATCACTTTTATTGTGCATCATAATAACTCCCAACTTTATCTTGCTTATAAAAAAGCAATTAACCAGCTTCAATTAGAGGAAAATATTGCTATGACTCTAGGTAGTATTGATGCCATTAAACAAGCGGTTGCTGCTGATTTAGGCCTTGCTTTTATTCCTTATTCAGCTGTTGCCATAGAACTTGAACGTGGGCTACTCACGCAATTAAAAGTTAAAGATATGCAATGGGTTTATCCTTATAATTTAATTTATAATAAAAGTAAATTTATTTCCCCTGCAACTCTAAAACTGATGGAAATGGTTAGAGAACAATTAGGACCATAA
- a CDS encoding sodium ion-translocating decarboxylase subunit beta, translating to MNILDLFQGIATLLEQDPAVAIMRIVLIGVGLLIFYLGAKGTLEPLVMVPMGLGMSAVNAGVLFLSPGQTGTIFMDPIMSDTDGLMQILQIDFLQPIYTFMFSNGLIACLVFMGIGVITDVGFLLANPFTSMFIAMCAELGTVATFPIAKCFGLTNGEAAAIAMVGGADGPMVLYTSLTLAKDLFVPITIVAYLYLSLTYGGYPYLVRLLIPKELRGIAIQPPKVPKKTITKKQKLTFAIVTNTVLCLLFPVAAPLFLSFFLGVVIREVGLDKYVKLIENGFLYGGTFFLGLLLGVLCEASTLLNPKVLILLVLGMVALLLSAIGGIIGGYIVYWISKKNFNPTIGIAGVSCVPSTAKIAQKEVSKVNKYSFIIQYAMGANICGVITTAILTGIYVTIIPLLK from the coding sequence ATGAATATTTTAGATTTGTTTCAGGGGATTGCTACCTTATTGGAACAAGACCCTGCAGTGGCAATCATGAGGATAGTGCTTATTGGTGTGGGATTGCTTATTTTTTATTTAGGCGCCAAAGGAACATTAGAGCCACTGGTTATGGTACCAATGGGATTGGGCATGTCTGCAGTAAATGCAGGAGTTCTTTTTTTATCACCAGGGCAAACAGGAACTATTTTTATGGATCCGATTATGTCAGATACAGATGGTTTGATGCAAATCTTGCAAATTGATTTCTTACAACCTATTTATACTTTTATGTTTAGTAATGGGCTAATTGCATGTTTAGTTTTTATGGGAATAGGCGTTATCACAGATGTAGGCTTCTTACTTGCTAATCCTTTTACAAGCATGTTTATTGCCATGTGTGCAGAGTTAGGTACAGTAGCTACTTTTCCTATTGCTAAATGTTTTGGGCTTACCAATGGAGAAGCAGCTGCTATTGCTATGGTAGGTGGAGCAGATGGTCCCATGGTCTTATATACTTCCCTAACTTTGGCTAAAGATTTATTTGTACCCATTACTATAGTGGCTTATCTTTACTTAAGCCTTACATATGGAGGTTATCCGTACTTAGTACGACTACTTATTCCTAAAGAATTAAGGGGAATTGCTATTCAGCCACCTAAGGTGCCGAAGAAAACCATTACCAAGAAGCAAAAACTTACATTTGCTATTGTAACAAATACTGTTTTATGTTTACTCTTTCCAGTAGCAGCACCTTTATTTTTAAGCTTTTTCTTAGGAGTTGTTATTAGAGAAGTAGGGCTCGATAAATATGTGAAATTAATTGAAAATGGCTTTTTATATGGCGGAACATTTTTCCTAGGTTTACTTCTAGGCGTATTGTGTGAAGCAAGTACACTTCTTAATCCTAAAGTACTTATTTTACTTGTTTTGGGAATGGTTGCCTTATTACTTTCTGCTATTGGAGGAATTATTGGAGGCTATATTGTGTATTGGATCAGTAAGAAGAACTTTAACCCTACTATAGGAATAGCGGGTGTTTCATGTGTACCTTCAACCGCCAAAATAGCTCAGAAAGAAGTAAGTAAAGTAAATAAGTATAGTTTCATTATCCAGTATGCTATGGGTGCTAATATTTGTGGTGTTATTACAACTGCTATTTTAACAGGTATATATGTTACTATTATTCCTTTGTTAAAATAA